One segment of Clostridium ljungdahlii DSM 13528 DNA contains the following:
- the rho gene encoding transcription termination factor Rho translates to MTVLQLKQIAKTLEIKNISKYKKSQLIEEIKKVSPAHIKKGGVILREKISPKDEVPNRHKEAEHTVRHSENKAQEDKNEEQKTNGNEKREKLKEMISESDSARGVLEIIENNNYGFLRGKNYLTGPDDIYVSPSQIRRFNLKTGDEVCGKVRIPKEGEKFKALLYVEKVNGENPERAVGRKPFETLTPVYPNERIKLETNSADLSTRLMDIISPIGKGQRGIIVAPPKAGKTTLLKKIAQSISKNHPGIQLIVVLIDERPEEVTDMQRSINGEVIYSTFDEEPEHHTKVAYMVLERTKRMVEQGQDVVILLDSITRLSRAYNLTITPTGRTLSGGLDPGALVMPKKFFGAARNIEEGGSLTILATALIETGSRMDDMIFEEFKGTGNMEIHLDRKLQERRIFPAIDVYKSGTRRDDLLFKSQLEKEAAFNIRKVIYDENNTQNVTEQLISLLSKTRNNYEFMNIVSKMNMNKLGEK, encoded by the coding sequence ATGACGGTTTTGCAATTAAAACAAATTGCAAAAACTTTGGAAATAAAAAATATATCAAAATATAAAAAAAGCCAATTGATTGAAGAAATAAAAAAAGTATCTCCTGCCCATATCAAAAAGGGTGGTGTTATACTTAGAGAAAAAATAAGCCCTAAAGATGAAGTCCCAAATAGGCATAAAGAAGCAGAACATACTGTAAGGCATAGTGAGAACAAAGCACAGGAAGATAAAAATGAAGAACAAAAGACAAATGGAAACGAAAAAAGAGAAAAACTTAAAGAAATGATAAGTGAATCAGATAGTGCAAGGGGAGTACTTGAAATAATAGAAAATAATAATTATGGATTTTTAAGAGGAAAGAACTACTTAACAGGACCTGATGATATATATGTGTCTCCATCTCAGATAAGGAGATTCAATTTAAAAACAGGAGATGAAGTTTGCGGTAAAGTTAGGATTCCTAAGGAAGGTGAAAAATTTAAGGCATTATTGTATGTTGAAAAAGTAAATGGAGAGAATCCAGAAAGGGCAGTGGGAAGAAAACCTTTTGAAACACTCACTCCTGTTTATCCTAATGAAAGGATAAAGTTAGAAACCAATAGTGCTGATTTATCTACAAGACTAATGGATATAATCTCGCCTATAGGAAAAGGACAAAGAGGAATTATAGTTGCCCCACCTAAAGCAGGTAAAACTACTCTTCTAAAAAAGATAGCCCAAAGTATTTCAAAAAACCATCCAGGAATACAATTAATAGTTGTGCTTATAGATGAAAGACCGGAAGAAGTTACGGATATGCAAAGGTCCATAAATGGAGAAGTTATTTATTCAACTTTTGATGAGGAACCAGAACATCATACTAAAGTTGCATATATGGTACTTGAACGTACTAAGAGAATGGTAGAACAAGGACAGGATGTGGTAATATTATTAGATAGTATTACTAGACTTTCTAGAGCATATAATTTGACTATAACTCCTACAGGTAGGACTCTTTCAGGAGGACTAGATCCTGGAGCATTAGTAATGCCTAAAAAGTTTTTCGGTGCGGCTAGAAATATAGAAGAAGGTGGAAGTCTTACTATACTTGCTACTGCACTTATTGAAACTGGAAGCAGAATGGATGACATGATATTTGAGGAATTTAAAGGCACTGGAAACATGGAAATACATTTGGATAGAAAGCTTCAGGAAAGAAGAATATTCCCTGCCATAGATGTATACAAATCTGGAACAAGAAGAGATGATTTACTATTTAAAAGTCAATTAGAGAAAGAAGCAGCTTTCAACATAAGAAAAGTTATATATGATGAAAATAATACTCAAAATGTTACAGAACAATTGATAAGTTTACTTTCAAAAACTAGGAACAATTATGAATTTATGAATATTGTAAGCAAGATGAACATGAACAAACTAGGAGAAAAGTAA
- the rpmE gene encoding 50S ribosomal protein L31 — protein sequence MKNGIHPEYYHDAVVKCACGNTFTTGSTQKELKVEICSKCHPFYTGKQKAIDAGGRVDKFLKKFNLKIEE from the coding sequence ATGAAAAACGGCATACATCCAGAATACTATCACGATGCGGTAGTTAAGTGTGCATGTGGAAACACTTTTACAACTGGTTCAACACAAAAAGAGTTAAAAGTGGAAATATGTTCTAAGTGCCATCCATTCTACACTGGTAAACAAAAGGCTATTGATGCTGGTGGAAGAGTAGATAAATTCTTAAAGAAATTTAATTTAAAAATCGAAGAATAG
- a CDS encoding DUF1385 domain-containing protein, with product MSRKTSVGGQAVIEGVMMRGSHGMATAVRKPDGEIVVNREDSISYTKRNRFLGLPVIRGFVSLIEAMVMGISTLNYSASFFDDEEEPTKFDKCFRSIFKEKSDNVLMGVTIFISLGIAVLLFFIFPTFAANIFKRFGVHGSVQLNMIEGIIRVIIFLGYIFLIGNMSDISRIFQYHGAEHKTIFCYENEEELTPEKAKKFKRLHPRCGTNFLFLVMIVSIILFSLTGWGNILQRILYRVILLPLVSGVTYEIIRWMGRSNSYFSNVLAYPGLMLQKLTTREPDYSQLEVAIIALKYAEGIEKEIEESRYSESGEIKRVVELDNDGNEIVKNEHNEDCEENLMKAENSYEK from the coding sequence ATGTCAAGAAAAACATCAGTTGGAGGCCAGGCTGTGATAGAAGGTGTTATGATGAGGGGAAGTCATGGTATGGCTACTGCTGTTAGAAAACCAGATGGCGAGATTGTTGTAAATAGAGAGGACAGTATATCTTATACTAAAAGAAATAGATTTTTAGGATTGCCAGTGATAAGGGGATTTGTATCTTTAATAGAAGCTATGGTGATGGGGATAAGTACACTTAATTATTCTGCTTCATTTTTTGATGATGAAGAGGAGCCCACTAAGTTTGACAAATGCTTTAGAAGCATATTTAAGGAAAAAAGTGATAATGTACTTATGGGAGTTACTATTTTTATATCGCTTGGAATAGCTGTACTCTTATTTTTTATATTTCCTACTTTTGCAGCAAATATATTTAAAAGGTTCGGAGTGCATGGAAGTGTACAGCTCAATATGATTGAAGGTATAATCAGGGTAATTATATTTTTAGGTTATATATTCCTCATAGGTAATATGTCTGATATAAGTAGAATATTTCAGTATCATGGTGCAGAACACAAGACTATTTTCTGTTATGAAAATGAAGAGGAACTTACTCCTGAGAAAGCCAAAAAATTTAAAAGGCTTCATCCAAGATGCGGCACAAATTTTTTGTTTTTAGTTATGATAGTAAGTATAATACTTTTTTCTTTAACTGGCTGGGGTAATATTTTGCAAAGAATTTTATACAGGGTAATTCTACTGCCTTTGGTTTCTGGAGTCACCTATGAAATTATAAGGTGGATGGGCAGAAGCAATAGTTATTTTTCAAATGTGCTTGCCTATCCTGGGCTCATGCTGCAAAAGCTTACTACAAGAGAACCGGATTATAGCCAACTGGAAGTGGCAATTATAGCTTTAAAGTATGCGGAAGGAATTGAAAAAGAAATAGAAGAAAGTAGATATAGTGAAAGTGGAGAGATAAAGAGGGTTGTGGAATTGGATAACGATGGGAACGAAATTGTAAAAAACGAACACAATGAAGATTGTGAAGAAAACTTAATGAAGGCAGAGAATTCTTATGAAAAGTAG
- the prmC gene encoding peptide chain release factor N(5)-glutamine methyltransferase, producing the protein MKSRVSSIRELLKRGYEVLKNREIESYALDAQLLLGKVLNKDRLFMLINGDYKVPEKETEEYYKYLKLREDKMPVKYILGHCEFMGIDFIVKPGVLIPRPDTETLVEQALIQIKHNNFHNICDVCCGTGIIGISIAKLIEGMNVKCCDISSTACEVTAENIRRFSLEEKVQVVKSNLMEYYIQNEVKFHMIVSNPPYIKESSIPTLMEDVKNYEPREALSGGKDGLEFYRKITKESLRVLESNGIIMFEIGYDQRESVSDILAQNGFKNIMCIKDLAGKDRVIKGVL; encoded by the coding sequence ATGAAAAGTAGAGTAAGTAGTATAAGAGAGCTTTTAAAAAGAGGATATGAAGTTTTAAAAAATAGAGAAATAGAAAGCTATGCTTTGGATGCACAACTCCTTTTGGGAAAAGTATTAAACAAGGACAGATTATTTATGCTTATAAACGGCGATTATAAAGTCCCAGAAAAAGAAACTGAAGAATACTATAAGTACTTAAAATTAAGAGAGGATAAAATGCCTGTAAAATATATATTAGGACATTGTGAATTTATGGGTATTGATTTTATAGTGAAACCTGGGGTGCTAATCCCTAGGCCTGATACTGAGACTTTAGTAGAGCAAGCGTTAATTCAAATAAAGCATAATAATTTTCATAATATATGTGATGTATGTTGTGGAACAGGGATTATTGGAATATCTATTGCTAAACTTATAGAAGGTATGAATGTAAAATGCTGCGATATATCCTCTACAGCTTGTGAGGTTACGGCAGAAAATATAAGAAGATTTTCCTTAGAGGAAAAAGTTCAGGTAGTCAAGAGTAATTTAATGGAATATTATATTCAAAACGAGGTAAAGTTTCATATGATTGTATCTAATCCGCCATATATAAAAGAAAGCAGTATACCTACTTTAATGGAAGATGTGAAAAACTATGAGCCTAGAGAGGCACTTTCTGGAGGCAAAGATGGATTAGAATTTTATAGAAAAATAACTAAAGAGAGTTTGAGGGTTTTAGAAAGCAATGGAATTATTATGTTTGAAATAGGTTATGACCAAAGAGAGTCAGTTTCAGACATATTAGCGCAAAACGGATTTAAAAATATAATGTGTATAAAAGATTTAGCAGGGAAAGATAGGGTGATTAAAGGAGTGTTATAA
- the prfA gene encoding peptide chain release factor 1 produces MLERLNFIENKYEELSIKISDPQVMADQKEWQKLCKENAELEEIVTKYREYKKAQQELEDNKEMLKEETDREMKEMEQEEIKRLTEVIEESENDLRVLLLPKDPNDDKNVFVEIRAGAGGEEAALFAANLTRMYTRYAERQAWNIETMSINATDIGGFKEIVFMVKGKGAYSRLKYESGTHRVQRVPDTESSGRIHTSTATVAVLPEVDDVDVVINPNDIRIDVFRASGHGGQCVNTTDSAVRITHLPTGLVVSCQDEKSQLKNKEKGMKVLKSRLYERAEKERSASIAEDRKSQVGTGDRSERIRTYNYPQGRVTDHRIGLTLYKLDSFLDGNIDEIIDALITADQAEKMKEMGND; encoded by the coding sequence ATGTTAGAAAGACTTAATTTTATAGAAAATAAGTATGAAGAGTTATCTATTAAGATAAGTGACCCACAAGTTATGGCAGACCAAAAAGAATGGCAAAAGTTATGCAAAGAAAATGCAGAGTTAGAGGAAATAGTTACAAAATACAGAGAATATAAAAAAGCTCAGCAGGAGCTGGAAGACAACAAAGAGATGCTTAAGGAAGAAACAGATAGGGAAATGAAGGAAATGGAACAAGAAGAAATAAAAAGGCTTACAGAAGTTATAGAAGAAAGTGAAAATGATCTAAGAGTACTCCTTCTTCCTAAAGACCCAAATGATGATAAAAATGTATTTGTGGAAATTAGAGCAGGAGCAGGAGGAGAAGAAGCAGCTTTATTTGCTGCAAATCTCACTAGAATGTATACAAGATATGCAGAACGCCAGGCATGGAATATAGAGACTATGAGTATAAATGCCACAGATATAGGCGGATTTAAAGAAATTGTATTCATGGTAAAGGGAAAGGGAGCCTATAGCAGATTAAAGTATGAAAGTGGAACTCATAGAGTACAGAGAGTGCCAGATACCGAGTCAAGTGGAAGAATTCACACTTCAACGGCTACAGTAGCAGTACTTCCGGAAGTTGATGATGTAGATGTAGTTATAAACCCAAATGATATAAGAATAGATGTATTTAGAGCATCAGGACATGGAGGACAATGTGTAAATACTACTGACTCAGCAGTTAGAATTACCCACTTACCTACGGGGCTTGTGGTATCCTGTCAGGACGAAAAATCCCAACTTAAAAATAAGGAAAAAGGCATGAAAGTTTTGAAATCCAGACTTTATGAAAGGGCAGAGAAAGAAAGAAGTGCCAGCATAGCTGAGGATAGAAAAAGTCAGGTTGGAACAGGAGATAGAAGTGAAAGAATAAGAACTTATAACTATCCACAGGGTAGGGTTACAGATCATAGAATAGGATTAACTTTATATAAATTAGATTCATTTTTAGATGGAAATATAGATGAAATAATAGACGCACTTATAACTGCAGATCAGGCAGAAAAAATGAAGGAAATGGGAAATGATTGA
- a CDS encoding ZIP family metal transporter, translating to MNANITCIVIIGSIVSLVGTMIGASLGVIVREPSNKLLGAIIGFAGGIMLSVVVFDLIPESMNKWNFVFTIIFVVLGAGLIAIIDSKVDIGSTNKHLKIAFMASLGLMIHNFPEGIIMGCGFAAGGTLGIKMSLIIAIHDIPEGIAVSAPLMASKVKISRILLYAFITAFPTAIGTFAGVYIANISKNVLGACLSAASGIMLYVVCGEMIPESSKLWDGITSTLGTLCGIVLGLVIVQAF from the coding sequence TTGAATGCAAATATAACTTGTATAGTTATAATAGGAAGCATAGTGTCACTTGTAGGAACAATGATAGGAGCTTCACTTGGCGTAATAGTGAGAGAACCCTCTAATAAGCTGCTAGGTGCTATAATAGGATTTGCAGGTGGAATTATGCTGTCTGTAGTAGTATTTGACTTAATTCCTGAATCTATGAATAAATGGAACTTTGTTTTTACTATAATATTTGTAGTTTTAGGAGCTGGTCTTATTGCCATAATTGATTCTAAGGTAGACATAGGAAGTACTAACAAACATCTAAAAATTGCATTTATGGCTTCTTTGGGACTTATGATTCACAATTTTCCAGAAGGTATAATAATGGGATGTGGGTTTGCAGCAGGAGGAACTCTTGGAATAAAGATGAGCCTCATAATTGCAATTCATGATATACCAGAGGGAATTGCTGTGTCAGCACCACTTATGGCATCTAAGGTAAAAATTTCAAGGATACTTTTATATGCTTTCATTACAGCTTTTCCGACTGCCATAGGCACTTTTGCAGGTGTTTACATAGCTAATATTTCTAAAAATGTATTGGGAGCGTGTTTATCTGCTGCATCTGGAATAATGCTGTATGTGGTATGCGGAGAGATGATACCAGAATCCTCAAAACTATGGGATGGTATTACAAGTACACTTGGAACTTTATGTGGAATTGTTTTAGGACTTGTAATAGTACAGGCATTTTAG
- a CDS encoding L-threonylcarbamoyladenylate synthase — protein MNTKVKIVDKENLDMGIVEEAGKVIKEGGLVAFPTETVYGLGANALNPDAVKKIFEAKGRPQDNPLIVHISDIEDIKELVVDVPKIAKKLMKKFWPGPMTIILPKSQVIPDITSASLPSIGIRMPSNIIARELIRTSKVPIAAPSANISGRPSPTDVERCIEDLNGKVDFILGGDMCEVGVESTIIDCTVNPACVLRPGGITLEALKEIDDSIYIDPAVMKKPDKNLRPKAPGMKYRHYAPKAPLKIVKGDLKKTIEKINEMVQNYIGENKVVGILATDETKDFYKNGLVISLGSRNNMISISKNLFETLRSFDDKNVDIIIAEAFDENGIGTAVMNRLNKSAGFDIIMV, from the coding sequence ATGAACACAAAAGTGAAAATCGTAGATAAAGAAAACTTAGATATGGGTATTGTTGAAGAAGCAGGAAAAGTCATAAAAGAAGGTGGACTTGTGGCTTTTCCTACTGAAACTGTATATGGACTTGGAGCGAATGCTCTCAATCCTGATGCAGTAAAAAAAATATTTGAAGCTAAGGGAAGACCACAGGATAATCCTTTGATTGTACATATATCTGATATAGAAGATATAAAAGAGCTGGTAGTTGATGTCCCTAAAATAGCTAAGAAACTTATGAAGAAATTCTGGCCAGGTCCCATGACTATAATTCTTCCTAAATCACAAGTTATACCAGATATCACCAGTGCATCTCTTCCAAGCATAGGAATTAGAATGCCATCTAATATAATAGCTAGGGAGCTAATAAGAACATCAAAAGTTCCAATTGCTGCACCTTCTGCAAATATATCTGGAAGACCTAGTCCTACGGATGTAGAAAGATGTATAGAAGATTTAAATGGAAAAGTTGATTTTATATTAGGTGGGGATATGTGTGAAGTTGGAGTAGAATCAACAATAATAGATTGTACAGTAAATCCTGCTTGTGTACTTAGGCCAGGAGGAATAACTCTAGAGGCATTAAAAGAGATAGATGATAGTATATATATTGATCCTGCAGTAATGAAAAAGCCAGATAAAAATTTAAGACCTAAGGCTCCAGGAATGAAGTATAGACACTATGCTCCAAAGGCACCCCTAAAAATAGTTAAGGGAGATTTAAAAAAAACTATTGAAAAAATTAACGAAATGGTGCAAAATTATATAGGTGAAAATAAAGTGGTAGGTATACTTGCTACAGATGAAACAAAAGATTTTTATAAAAATGGATTAGTAATATCACTGGGAAGTAGAAATAATATGATTAGTATATCTAAAAATTTATTTGAGACATTAAGAAGTTTTGATGACAAGAATGTAGATATTATAATAGCTGAAGCTTTTGATGAGAATGGAATAGGGACAGCTGTGATGAATAGATTAAATAAATCTGCTGGATTTGATATTATAATGGTGTAA
- a CDS encoding low molecular weight protein arginine phosphatase, with protein sequence MKNILFVCTGNTCRSCMAEAIFNYLCDIEHIKAISAGVAVVEDSVTSKNSAAVVKQNINIDISSRKAVQINEDMIRKSMLVLTMTGYIRDIIKKNFPEFKNKVYTLNEFVSLEQDITDPFGKDIEEYRYTYKQLKNGILLLINKLKGDRDIN encoded by the coding sequence ATGAAAAATATATTATTTGTTTGTACAGGTAATACCTGTAGAAGTTGTATGGCAGAGGCAATATTTAATTATTTGTGTGATATAGAACATATAAAAGCTATTTCAGCAGGAGTTGCAGTAGTAGAGGACAGTGTAACTTCTAAAAATTCTGCAGCGGTAGTCAAACAAAATATTAACATAGATATAAGCAGCAGGAAGGCCGTTCAGATAAATGAAGATATGATAAGAAAATCAATGCTTGTTTTAACTATGACAGGTTATATAAGAGATATCATAAAGAAGAATTTTCCTGAATTTAAGAATAAGGTATATACTTTAAATGAATTTGTTTCTTTAGAGCAGGATATAACAGATCCTTTTGGAAAAGATATAGAAGAGTACAGATATACTTATAAACAATTAAAAAATGGTATTTTATTATTAATTAACAAATTAAAGGGAGATAGAGACATTAATTAG
- the rpiB gene encoding ribose 5-phosphate isomerase B: MKVALGSDHAGFPLKKEVMEHLQDKNIEFKDFGTFSESSCDYPDYALKVGEEVASKNYDFGILICGTGIGISIAANKVPGVRAALCSDTFSAHACREHNNANILTMGQRVVGIGLAIDIVDTFLSAKFQGDRHQRRIDKITEIEKKYSK; the protein is encoded by the coding sequence ATGAAAGTTGCTTTAGGCAGTGACCATGCTGGATTCCCTTTAAAAAAAGAAGTGATGGAACATTTACAGGATAAGAATATAGAATTCAAAGATTTTGGAACTTTTTCAGAATCCTCCTGTGATTATCCTGATTATGCATTAAAAGTTGGAGAAGAGGTTGCAAGCAAGAATTATGACTTTGGGATACTTATATGTGGAACAGGTATTGGTATAAGTATAGCTGCAAACAAGGTACCTGGTGTAAGGGCCGCACTTTGTAGTGATACTTTTAGTGCCCATGCGTGTAGAGAACATAATAATGCTAATATACTAACTATGGGACAGAGAGTTGTGGGGATAGGACTTGCTATTGATATAGTTGATACTTTTCTATCTGCTAAATTTCAAGGAGACAGACACCAAAGAAGGATAGATAAAATTACAGAAATAGAGAAAAAGTATAGCAAATAA
- the upp gene encoding uracil phosphoribosyltransferase, whose protein sequence is MSKVTQITHPLILHKLALIRDKHTGSKDFRELVEEVAMLMAYEVTRNLQTEDVEIETPICKTTCKMLSGKKVAIIPILRAGLGMVGGMIKLIPAAKVGHIGLYRDEATLKPVEYFCKLPQDIGEREVIVTDPMLATGGSASDAITILKKKGAKNIRLMCLIAAPEGIKTVTETHPDVDVYIASIDEKLNENGYIVPGLGDAGDRLYGTK, encoded by the coding sequence ATGAGTAAAGTAACACAAATAACACATCCACTTATACTGCATAAATTAGCTTTAATAAGGGATAAGCATACAGGATCTAAGGATTTTAGAGAACTTGTAGAAGAGGTAGCCATGCTTATGGCATATGAAGTTACAAGAAATCTTCAAACAGAGGATGTAGAAATAGAGACACCTATATGTAAAACAACTTGTAAAATGCTTTCAGGTAAAAAAGTTGCTATAATACCTATACTAAGAGCAGGTCTTGGAATGGTAGGAGGAATGATAAAACTTATTCCTGCAGCAAAAGTAGGACATATAGGATTATATAGAGATGAGGCTACATTAAAGCCAGTAGAATATTTCTGTAAGTTACCACAGGATATAGGAGAAAGAGAAGTAATTGTTACAGATCCAATGCTTGCTACAGGAGGATCCGCATCCGATGCCATAACTATATTGAAGAAAAAAGGTGCTAAGAATATAAGACTTATGTGTTTGATAGCTGCACCAGAGGGAATAAAAACAGTAACAGAAACGCATCCAGATGTAGATGTATACATAGCGTCAATTGATGAAAAATTAAATGAAAATGGATATATAGTACCAGGACTTGGAGATGCTGGAGACAGGTTATACGGAACAAAATAA
- a CDS encoding deoxycytidylate deaminase, translating into MRKDWDNYFIDIAFKVAERSTCPRLHVGAVLVKNRRIKGTGYNGSPRGLEHCEDVGCYMKNNHCVRTIHAEVNCLLEVAPDDRESSTLYVTHMPCPECQKLIITCGIKRVVYCEEYTPEINWFEKTSGIELICIKR; encoded by the coding sequence ATGAGAAAAGATTGGGATAATTATTTTATAGACATCGCATTTAAAGTTGCAGAAAGAAGTACATGTCCTAGGCTGCATGTAGGGGCGGTCCTTGTTAAAAACAGAAGGATAAAGGGAACTGGATATAATGGAAGTCCCAGGGGCTTAGAGCATTGTGAAGATGTAGGGTGTTACATGAAGAATAATCATTGTGTAAGGACAATTCATGCAGAAGTAAACTGTCTACTAGAGGTAGCTCCTGATGATAGAGAAAGTTCAACGTTATATGTTACCCATATGCCTTGTCCTGAATGTCAAAAATTAATAATTACCTGTGGAATTAAAAGAGTTGTATATTGTGAGGAGTATACTCCAGAAATTAATTGGTTTGAAAAAACATCGGGAATTGAATTGATATGCATAAAGAGATGA
- a CDS encoding MraY family glycosyltransferase: MNNLYLFAIVSIMFSVILTPFIKKLAVKLDIMDVPKDNRRIHNKPIPLIGGLAIYFSFIITLFLKTGKLTESETGLILGATIIVIGGLLDDKFDIKPWCKLLFQLAAAGVLIIYGIKIEIITNPFDGAYQFINIGVISIPLTIIWVIGITNALNLIDGLDGLAAGIAFISSITIFIIALLNNRYEAAVLTSILSGAILGFLPYNFNPASIFMGDTGAQLLGFLLAAISMEGAIKSAAAFSVAVPILALGIPIYDTLFAMIRRKINGRPIMQADRGHLHHRLLDMGLTQKQVVMIMYSISAVLGSISIIAMEINAQRSYFLLIIVMVILVLMAWKAGFFKHRE, encoded by the coding sequence ATGAATAATTTGTATTTATTTGCAATAGTTTCGATAATGTTTTCAGTTATACTTACACCCTTCATTAAAAAGCTTGCCGTTAAACTAGATATTATGGATGTGCCTAAGGATAATAGAAGAATACATAATAAGCCTATACCACTTATAGGTGGATTGGCCATATACTTTTCGTTTATAATTACTCTATTTTTGAAAACGGGTAAACTTACAGAATCTGAAACGGGACTTATATTAGGAGCTACTATTATAGTAATAGGAGGGCTTTTAGATGATAAGTTTGATATAAAGCCTTGGTGTAAACTATTGTTTCAATTAGCAGCAGCAGGGGTTTTGATAATTTATGGGATAAAAATAGAAATAATTACAAATCCGTTTGATGGAGCATACCAGTTTATAAATATAGGAGTAATATCCATTCCTCTAACTATAATATGGGTAATTGGAATTACTAATGCACTCAATTTAATTGATGGTCTAGATGGGTTGGCAGCAGGTATTGCATTTATATCTTCTATAACTATTTTTATTATAGCATTGTTGAATAATAGATATGAGGCAGCGGTGCTTACTAGTATATTATCTGGAGCTATACTTGGATTTTTACCTTACAATTTTAATCCAGCATCTATATTTATGGGAGATACTGGGGCACAGTTGCTTGGCTTTTTACTTGCAGCCATATCCATGGAGGGTGCAATAAAATCTGCTGCAGCTTTTTCTGTAGCTGTACCTATTTTAGCACTTGGAATACCAATATATGATACTTTATTTGCAATGATAAGAAGAAAAATAAATGGAAGACCTATTATGCAAGCAGATAGAGGACATTTGCATCATAGACTTCTTGATATGGGGCTTACACAAAAACAGGTTGTTATGATAATGTATAGTATAAGTGCAGTGTTGGGAAGTATTTCTATAATAGCCATGGAGATAAATGCACAAAGATCATACTTCCTTCTAATAATAGTTATGGTTATTTTGGTTCTTATGGCCTGGAAGGCTGGATTTTTTAAACATAGAGAGTAA